The nucleotide sequence TCGACATCCCGCAGGAAGGACACGGCCTGGTCGACCCCGAGTTCGCCGGCGCGGGCGATGAAGGCGCGGATGTCCTTGGGCAGGCACCCGCCGCCGAAACCGAGGCCGGCATTGAGGAACCGCCGTCCGATCCGGGCGTCGTGGCCGATGGCGTCGGCGAGCTGGGTGACGTCGGCGCCGGTTGCCTCACACACCTCGGCCATCGCGTTGATGAAGCTGATCTTGGTGGCTAGGAACGAGTTGGCGGCGACCTTGACCAGCTCGGCGGTTGCGTAGTCGGTCACGATGACTGGGCAACCGTTTTCGATAACCGGGGCGAAGGCCGACCTGATCGTCTGCTCGGCCCACTCACTGTGCACGCCGAAGACGAGCCGGTCGGGGCGAAGGGTGTCCTCGACTGCGAATCCTTCCCGCAGGAACTCGGGGTTCCAGGCGAGCTCGACGTCCTTGTTCGGGCTGACGTCGGCGAGCAGCTGTGCCATCCGGGCAGCAGTGCCTGCGGGCACGGTGGACTTGCCGACCACCAGGGCGCGGCGGGTGAGGTGCTGGGCCAGGGACGTGAACGCGGCCTCGACGTAAGTCAGGTCGGCGGCGTACTGGCCTTGCTTCTGCGGGGTTCCCACGCATACGAAGTGGACGTCGGCGAACTCGGCCACCTCGGCGTAGTCGGTCGTGAAGCGCAGCTTGCCCGAGTCCATGTGCTTGGCCAGCAACTCAGGCAGTCCCGGTTCGAAGAACGGGATCTGCCCGGCGCGCAACGCGTCGATCTTCGCGTGGTCGACGTCGAGGCCGATGACCTCGTATCCGAGTTCGACCATGCACACCGCGTGGGTGGCGCCGAGGTATCCGGTGCCGATCACGGACAGGCGAGGACGCTCCGACATTCAGGTTCTCCGGTTCTGCAGGTGGGACACGATCAGCGGACGGGCGAGCGATGCAACTGACCGAAAGCCTAACCCGCAGCGGTTACGCCGACGTGCCAGCAGCATTGCCCTGACTACCTTACGTAATCGGCCGTGTGTGTTCCGTTACATGCAATCCCCACCATTTCACCGGTTTTGCGGGCATTGCGTTTCCATCCGGACGCCGCGTCGTTGGTCACTCCGGTAGGCAGACGGGTACCGAGGTATTCGCCCTTACACCTGCCAGCCGGCCGCCATTCACGTGCCGGATGGGCATCGCCGCCGGTGCGAGTTCCAAGCCGCCATCGGGGGTGGGCCGGGCTCACCGCCCGGGCTGATGCAACCCGGGTCACGGTGCGGTTCGGGCCCAGATGGCGGCCGGTTACCAGCGGCGACGGTGCGGGCCCTGTGGCGCAGACCTCCAGCCGACGCAGTTGCACGAGTCGCTACCCGTGGGTAAGTCTTGGACCATGGCCTTCGACCCCGATTTCGCGACGTACCGGCTCACCGATGAACACCAGATGCTGCGGGCCGCGGTCCGGGAGCTGGCCGACGACAAGATCGCCCCACGCGCCGCCGAAATCGATCAGAGCAGTGAGTTTCCCTACGACGTACTCGAGGCCCTGACCAAGGCGGACTTCCATGCCACCCATATCCCCGTGGCCTATGGCGGTCTCGGTGCGGATTCGGTGGCCACCGCCATCGTCATCGAGGAGGTGGCCCGGGCGTGCGCCTCGTCCTCGCTCATCCCCGCGGTCAACAAGCTCGGGACGATGCCGGTGATCCTGTCCGGATCGGAGGAGCTCAAGAAGGAGGTGCTCACCCCGGTGGCCGCCGGCGAGGCCATGTTCTCCTACGCGCTGTCCGAGCGCGAGGCGGGCTCGGACGCAGCGGCCATGCGCACCCGTGCGGTGGCCGAGGGCGACAGCTGGGTGCTCAACGGTACGAAGGCCTGGATCACCAACGCCGGCGTCTCGTCCTACTACACAGTCATGGCCGTGACCGATCCGTCCGCCGGAGCAAAGGGAATCTCGGCGTTCGTGGTGCACAAGGACGATCCCGGGTTCTCGGTCGGATCGAAGGAACGCAAGCTCGGAATCAAGGGGTCGCCCACGTGTGAGATCCACTTCGACAACTGTGCGATCCCGGCGAGCCGCATCGTGGGCGAGCCCGGTACCGGTTTCAAGACAGCGCTCGCCACGCTGGACCACACCAGGCTGACGATCGGCGCACAAGCGCTCGGAATCGCCCAGGGAGCGATCGACGCCTCCATCGCCTACATGAAGCAACGGCAGCAGTTCGGACGTCCGATCGCCGACTTCCAGGGCCTGCAGTTCATGCTCGCCGACATGGTGATGCAGACGGAAGCGGCTCGTCAGCTGATCTACGCCGCGGCAGCCAAGGCTGAACGCGGGGAGCCGGGCCTGACCTGGTACTCGGCCTCGGCCAAGGCCTTCGCCTCCGACGTGGCGATGAAGGTCACCACGGATGCGGTGCAACTGTTCGGCGGGGCGGGGTACACACAGGACTTCCCGGTTGAGCGCATGATGCGCGATGCCAAGATCACCCAGATCTACGAGGGCACCAACCAGATCAACCGCATGGTCATCGCCCGCCAGATCCTGAAGTAGCGAGCGCGCTCAGCTGGTAGTCGTCGCTGCGCGGCGATGGCCTTACGTACAAGGCTGTAGCCCACTCGGTGTGGTCGGTTTCACCCTGCCGTCGCGGCAGTCGGTTCTCCCCGCCGTCGCATTCACAGTCAGTTGCAGCCGACGATGCCCAGCACGCCGGCGCCGTAACCGGGAACGTCGATGACCAGATCGGCGCGGTTGGCGTTGGAGTAAAGCAGATTGGCCAGCGCGGACGGGGTGGTGTTGGCGGGGCAGTACACGGTGGTCAGGCGCACGTGCTCGTTGCCCTGGTGCTCGAACGTCGAGGCCAGCACGTTGCATACCTCTCCGAGGTTTTCGGCCAGATCGCTGCGCAGGAAGCGTTCGGAGATCATGTCCTGCACCGCCGGTTTGGGGACCAGGCCGAGGGCCGCCGCGACGTGTGCGCCGGCAGGAAGCGACCAGCCGAGAACGGCCTTGAGCATGCCGTCATCGTCGTGATAGCACGCGATCATGCTGCCGACGGTGTCGGAGGACGACAGCGTGAGCGCGCTGGGGGAGACGGCGACGTCCTTGCCGAGCAGGCCGTCGAGTACGTCCTTGATGAGCTTGTTGGCGGGAACCTCAGTCATTGCGGTGGTGCCTTCTGTTGGTACGGGGTGGGTTGCAGTGATACGGACAGTGCGGTGATGCGGGCAGGGGCGATTACTGACCGGGTCAGCTGACGTAGGCGCCGAGAGCCGACTCGAAGACCTCGGCGGTGAAGGGCTTGGTGACCAGGAAGGCCGCTCCGGCGCTTTCGGCCTCGCTGCGCATCGATTCCGAACTCTCGGAGGTGACGAAGCCGAAGGGCACCATCGAGCCCGCGGCGCGAACGGCCCGCAGCGCTTCGATCCCTGTCATATTGGGCATGTTCCAGTCGGACAGGATCAGGTCGGGCGAGATCGCGATGGCCTTGTCGAGCAGATCCTGGCCGTCCTCGGCTTCGGTGATCTCGAGTCCGGCGAAACCGGCCTGCCGCAGGGTGCGGATGACGATCTTGCGCATCACGGCGGAATCGTCGGCGATCAGCAGGTGGGTCATGGTTCTACCGTCCTTCGGGTGAGTCGCTCGCCCGCCACAGCGAGACGATGATCGGCAAGGTCCGCCAGTCCAGTTGTGCGGTGGCGGCCAGTTCGGTTGCGGGAAGGGATACGGTGCCGCCGCCGGCAACGACCTGCGGCAGGGAGAGCATGCTCGGTTCGGGCAGCATCGCCTTGACGTTGCCGCCGATGACGTTGGCGACCTCGCCCAGTACGTCGGAGATCTCCGCGTCACCGACCTCCTCGACGGGCAGGTCGAACATGACCGTCGCCGCGCCCTGTGCGACATCGCGCAGGGTGCGAACGGTGAGGTGTCCGTTCCAGGTGCCGGAGATCGAGATCAGGGCCAGCAGGATCTGTTCGGCCGGCGCGCCCAGCGGAGCCGGTCCGCCGTCGACCGGTTCGGTGTGCAGTACTGCGAGTTCCTCACCGATGTAGGTCGTCCAGACCTGGTCGAGCAGCGCGGCGAGATCTTCCCCCGACGGGGTGACGATCGTGGTCATGCAATTCTGCTTTCCGGGCGCAGGCCCATCAAATCCAGCTTCTCCACGATCCCGTCGCCGGTGAACGGCTTGATGACGTATTCGTGGGCGCCAGCGGCGAGGGCCCGGACGATCTGGGAATGCTCGCTCTCGGTTGTCACCATCATCAGGGTCATGTCGCCGTAGCGCGCGTCACCCCGGACCGCCTTGATGAACTCCAGACCGTTCATCTCCGGCATGTTCCAGTCGACCAGTGCCAGCTCGGGGGTGGTGTCCTCCGCGCCGAGCGTCTCGAGCACGTCGAGAGCCTCGCGGCCGTTGCCGGCCTCCGAGACGGAGAAACCTTCGGTGGTGAGAATTCGCTTGAGAATCATGCGCATCGCGCGTGAGTCGTCGACGACCAAAGCCCTCATCGACCGTCCTCCTGGTGGCGTCCTGATGTATGGCGTGCCGGTGGGTCCCGGCGTCGCAAGTCTCATCGGCTCCCTCGGTGCGCGCTTGAGCGGCTGCGGTGGCCAGATCAGCCCGACCTCCCGGCCAGCCACAGACGGCTCACATCCCGGGCCGGCAGGCCGATGAAAGGGGAGAACTGGCGGGTGACTCCGTCCTTGTGCCCGTTCACCTGTCCATAGCTGTTCTCACCGACTTGTCACCGAAAGAAGCTTCGATGACCGACGCCGCTGTGCCGGCCGCCCGCGGGCCGCTGTCCCTGGTCCGCGATCTACCCGTACGGCGCAAGCTCTTCGCGGCCGTGCTCATCCTCTGCGCGCTGATGAGCGTGGTCTGCTGGATCGGCCTCTCGCGGCTGTCTGCCAGCCAGGCCCGGCTCGAAGTGCTCTACGGCGACAAGTTGCACTCCGTCGAGGAGCTGGGTGCGATCCGCACGTCGTTCGCCAACTCCTCGATCTTGTTGCGGGACTTCGCCCTGGCGCGTTCCTCCGCCGGCAGCAACGTGACCGCTCAAGACGTCGAGAACGCCGACGTGGCCGTGGACAAGGTCGTCGCTTCCTACGTGGCGACCAACGCCGGCGACGGGCGCGCCAGGGCCGAGATCGGTGCGCTCAAGGATGCGATCACGTCCTTCAGGTCGGCGCGGACCACCGTCGAGGCCAACGCGCTGTCCGGACGGATGGACGAGGTCAGCGCGGCCCTGCTCACCGGACCGGTGAAGACGTCCTCGGCCACGCTGCTCGCGATCGTCGACACGTTGACCAAGGGTGAGGACAGCGACGCCGATGTCCTGCTGAGGCAGTCGCATCGGGCCCAGAGCGCGGCGCGCCTGCTGATGATGGGAGTCACCGCCGGCTGCATCCTGCTCGGGCTCGCGCTGGCGTGGGTCATCGCGACGCTGATCACCAAGCCACTGGCTGAGACGGTGCGCGTGCTCGAAGGGGTGGCCGAGGGAAACCTCGACGCCCGGGTGACGGTGCGCGACCGTAGCGAGGTCGGCGCGATGGGAACGGCCCTCAACAGCTGCGTGGACACCCTGCGCGGGTTGATCGGTCAGATCGCCTCCAGCGCCACCGTGCTCACCGATTCGTCCGAGCGCCTGAGCAGCGTGTCGGCCGCCGTGTCCAGCAGCGCCGAGGAATCGGCTGCGCAGTCGCATGTGGTGGCGGCGGCGGCAGAAGAGATCACCCGCAACATCTCCGGCGTCGTGGCCGGCAGCGAACAGATGGGTTCTGCCATCGGCGAGATCGCCGGCAGTGCCTCCAAGGCCGCTGAGATCGCCGGCAACGCCAGCGTGACCGCCGACTCCGCGACCCAGGCCGTCACCAAGCTGGGTGAGTCCTCGCAGGAGATCGGCAAGGTCGTGCGGATGATCACCTCGATCGCCGAACAGACCAACCTGCTGGCCCTCAACGCCACGATCGAGGCCGCCCGGGCCGGCGAGGCGGGCAAGGGTTTCGCCGTCGTGGCCAACGAGGTAAAGGAATTGGCCCAGGCCGCGGCCCGCGCCACCGACGACATCTCCGAGCGGGTCGCCACGACCCAGTCCGACGTGCAGGCCGCGGTCACCGCGATCGCCGAGATCACTGTGGTCGTCCAGCAGATCAACGACATCCAGGTCGTCATCTCCTCCGCCGTGGAGGAGCAGACGGCAACCACGAACGAGATGGTCCGCAACATCTCCGACGTCGCCGCGGGTTCCTCCGAGATCGCCATGAACATCACCGGTATCGCGACCGCGGCCGCAGAGACGTCCAGCAGTGCGGTGGAAACCTCACAGGCCGCGATTGAACTCTCGCGAATCGCTGCCGATCTGAACACCGCCGTCAACAACTTCCGGCTCTAGCCGGCACGTGTCAGCAACGAACGGAGCACCCCCCACCATGGCCAACGACGACCTCGATGCCGGACTCGAAGACGAAATCGTTCAGGAGTTCCTGATCGAGAGCTACGAGAACCTCGACCAGCTCGACCGGGATCTCGTCGCCCTGGAGCAGTCGCCGGGATCGCGCGAGCTGCTGGCCAGCATCTTCCGCACCATCCACACGATCAAGGGCACGAGTGGTTTCCTGGCCTACCACCGGCTGGAGACGGTCACCCACGCCGGAGAGAGCCTGTTGGCCAAGCTGCGCGACGGCCAGTTCGTGATGACGCTGGACACGACCGACCTGCTGCTGCGCATGGTCGACCTGGTCCGCGTTCTGCTGGGCAACATCGAGACCTCGCGCACCGAAGGCGACACCGACGTCGAGGGTCTCACCGCCCAGCTGCGGGCCATGCTGGCGGCGGGCCAGTCCGTCCCGGCTCCGGCTGCCGTCGAGGCCGCCTCCGAAATCGCTGAGGCAGCGACGCCGGTGGCGCCGGCCGAACCTGCGGGTCCCGCTGTCGCAACCGCTGTCGCAACCGCTGTCGCAACCGCTGTCGCAACCGCTGTCGAATCCACTCCGGCTCCCGCACCCACCGCACCGCCCACCGCACCGCCCACCGCGCCCGCCGCACCGCCGGCCGACAAGCCCGCGCCCGCTCCTATGGCCTCCACGGTCGGCGAATCCAGCATTCGCGTCGACGTGGAACTGCTCGAGCAACTGGTGCGCTCGGCCGGCGAGCTGGTCCTGGCCCGCAACCAGATCCTGCAGCGGGCGGCGGCGGTCGACGACGAGATCCTGGCCCGCGCCTGCCACCGGCTCAACCAGGTCGCCAGTGAACTGCAGGAGGGCGTGATGCGCACCCGGATGCAGCCGATCGACCAGGTCTGGTCGAAGCTGCCCCGCGTTGTGCGTGACCTCGGCTCACAGTTGGGACGTTCGGTCCGCCTGGAGATGGAAGGCGGTGACACCGAGCTCGACCGCACCCTGCTGGAGGCGGTCAAGGACCCGCTGACCCACCT is from Jatrophihabitans telluris and encodes:
- a CDS encoding UDP-glucose dehydrogenase family protein is translated as MSERPRLSVIGTGYLGATHAVCMVELGYEVIGLDVDHAKIDALRAGQIPFFEPGLPELLAKHMDSGKLRFTTDYAEVAEFADVHFVCVGTPQKQGQYAADLTYVEAAFTSLAQHLTRRALVVGKSTVPAGTAARMAQLLADVSPNKDVELAWNPEFLREGFAVEDTLRPDRLVFGVHSEWAEQTIRSAFAPVIENGCPVIVTDYATAELVKVAANSFLATKISFINAMAEVCEATGADVTQLADAIGHDARIGRRFLNAGLGFGGGCLPKDIRAFIARAGELGVDQAVSFLRDVDEINLRRRARTVELGLDLNDGSYRGTKVAVLGAAFKPNSDDVRDSPALDVAASIARRGAEVYLYDPEANANAAKRHPELTYVNTLDEAVSGADLVMLLTEWNEFRQMDPEFIGSKVNKRNIVDGRNVLDPVQWRGAGWVYRSLGRP
- a CDS encoding acyl-CoA dehydrogenase; translation: MAFDPDFATYRLTDEHQMLRAAVRELADDKIAPRAAEIDQSSEFPYDVLEALTKADFHATHIPVAYGGLGADSVATAIVIEEVARACASSSLIPAVNKLGTMPVILSGSEELKKEVLTPVAAGEAMFSYALSEREAGSDAAAMRTRAVAEGDSWVLNGTKAWITNAGVSSYYTVMAVTDPSAGAKGISAFVVHKDDPGFSVGSKERKLGIKGSPTCEIHFDNCAIPASRIVGEPGTGFKTALATLDHTRLTIGAQALGIAQGAIDASIAYMKQRQQFGRPIADFQGLQFMLADMVMQTEAARQLIYAAAAKAERGEPGLTWYSASAKAFASDVAMKVTTDAVQLFGGAGYTQDFPVERMMRDAKITQIYEGTNQINRMVIARQILK
- a CDS encoding response regulator, which produces MTHLLIADDSAVMRKIVIRTLRQAGFAGLEITEAEDGQDLLDKAIAISPDLILSDWNMPNMTGIEALRAVRAAGSMVPFGFVTSESSESMRSEAESAGAAFLVTKPFTAEVFESALGAYVS
- a CDS encoding chemotaxis protein CheX, with the translated sequence MTTIVTPSGEDLAALLDQVWTTYIGEELAVLHTEPVDGGPAPLGAPAEQILLALISISGTWNGHLTVRTLRDVAQGAATVMFDLPVEEVGDAEISDVLGEVANVIGGNVKAMLPEPSMLSLPQVVAGGGTVSLPATELAATAQLDWRTLPIIVSLWRASDSPEGR
- a CDS encoding response regulator, whose product is MRALVVDDSRAMRMILKRILTTEGFSVSEAGNGREALDVLETLGAEDTTPELALVDWNMPEMNGLEFIKAVRGDARYGDMTLMMVTTESEHSQIVRALAAGAHEYVIKPFTGDGIVEKLDLMGLRPESRIA
- a CDS encoding methyl-accepting chemotaxis protein, translating into MTDAAVPAARGPLSLVRDLPVRRKLFAAVLILCALMSVVCWIGLSRLSASQARLEVLYGDKLHSVEELGAIRTSFANSSILLRDFALARSSAGSNVTAQDVENADVAVDKVVASYVATNAGDGRARAEIGALKDAITSFRSARTTVEANALSGRMDEVSAALLTGPVKTSSATLLAIVDTLTKGEDSDADVLLRQSHRAQSAARLLMMGVTAGCILLGLALAWVIATLITKPLAETVRVLEGVAEGNLDARVTVRDRSEVGAMGTALNSCVDTLRGLIGQIASSATVLTDSSERLSSVSAAVSSSAEESAAQSHVVAAAAEEITRNISGVVAGSEQMGSAIGEIAGSASKAAEIAGNASVTADSATQAVTKLGESSQEIGKVVRMITSIAEQTNLLALNATIEAARAGEAGKGFAVVANEVKELAQAAARATDDISERVATTQSDVQAAVTAIAEITVVVQQINDIQVVISSAVEEQTATTNEMVRNISDVAAGSSEIAMNITGIATAAAETSSSAVETSQAAIELSRIAADLNTAVNNFRL